The following coding sequences are from one Paenibacillus sp. FSL R5-0912 window:
- the grpE gene encoding nucleotide exchange factor GrpE → MKEEEVQEMKEQNDPSINENQAADEAEAAEGTGTFTAEEAGEAASGSGEDFGRLQELANEHQARALRVQADFDNFRRRTQKEKEELAQYATSKLVTELLPVLDNFERALATSPAGADSEAFTKGINMIFRQLDGVLKSEGLTAMETVGQPFNPEYHQAIMQVESEEHEEGIVTEEVQKGYLLKDKVLRPAMVKVSM, encoded by the coding sequence TTGAAAGAGGAAGAGGTTCAGGAAATGAAAGAACAGAATGATCCCTCCATAAATGAGAACCAGGCTGCTGATGAGGCGGAAGCTGCAGAAGGCACTGGCACATTTACGGCTGAAGAGGCCGGCGAGGCGGCTTCAGGCAGTGGAGAGGATTTCGGACGGCTGCAGGAGCTTGCGAATGAACATCAGGCGCGCGCACTGCGTGTACAGGCTGATTTCGATAACTTCCGCCGCCGCACACAGAAGGAAAAGGAAGAGCTGGCGCAATATGCGACTTCCAAGCTCGTAACTGAATTGCTTCCGGTACTCGACAATTTCGAGCGTGCATTGGCTACATCTCCGGCAGGCGCAGATTCCGAGGCGTTCACCAAAGGCATCAATATGATTTTCCGTCAGCTGGACGGGGTACTTAAGTCTGAAGGACTTACAGCTATGGAAACGGTGGGACAGCCTTTTAACCCTGAATATCATCAGGCGATCATGCAGGTGGAGAGCGAGGAGCACGAGGAAGGCATCGTGACAGAAGAAGTCCAGAAGGGCTATCTCCTGAAAGATAAAGTTCTTCGTCCGGCCATGGTCAAAGTCAGCATGTAG